In Candidatus Planktophila versatilis, the genomic window AGTCAGACGGTCGACTTCAATGAAGTCCTCTCAGCCACTTTGGCTCCCGTGCGTGAAAATACTAGCGAATACGAGCTGTGATTGCTTGTAAATAAGCAAGGCCAGCTACTTTGGCGCGTCGAGCAGTTGATGTCTTGGCCCGCTTATTAAATATGTCATAGCCAATGGCTTCGACTTCATCGACGATGCCGCAATAGAGCTCACTGGCGGCGCGAATACATGGGCGCGACTCCTTATCCAAGTATGAGATTCCCGCCTGTGATTCCGCTTGCAATTGGCGCACGCGCGCAATTTGAAACTTAAGAGCTGCAACAATCTCGGGCGTTAACTTTCTGCGTTCTAACATCGCCCTGTCAACACCGAATTGAGCAAGTTCTTGCAATGGTAGATATACCCGGCCTCGATCAAGATCTTCACCCACATCACGGATGAAGTTAGCAAGCTGGAATGCAATCCCTAACTTCTTGGCCGCTTCGAATGCTCGCTCATCGGAATAGCCAAGGATGGGAACCATCTCAAGGCCGATGACGGCGGCAGAGCCATAGACATATTCAAGTAAGTCTTCGTATGTTTGGTAGTGCGTGACGGTTAAGTCCATCTCCATCGAGTGTAAGAAATCTACGAAGTGCTGGTGGGGGATAGCAAACTTCTTAGCCGTATCGACCAAGGCTCTACCAATGTGATCGGTTGAGCGTCCTGCCGCTAAATCATTTAATACACCGGTACTCCAACTGCGAAGTGCATCAGCCTTCTCTTGTGGTGTGAGCGTAGATGCTAGATCATCGACGATTTCATCGGCGTAACGGGCAAAGCCATAGAGGGCGTGCACGTATGGGCGCTTATTCTTTGGAAGTAATAACGTTGCTAAGTAATACGTCTTGCCATGCAGCGAGTTCAGGCGCTTGCATTCAAGGTAAGACGCTTGTAGCAACGCATCCATTTACTTAACCGGACCCACAATGCGTTCGGCGGCAAGACGACCTGAGATGAGAACCATCGGAACTCCCACACCTGGTTGGGTTCCACTGCCGGCAAAGACTACGTTTTCAAAACCGGCAGCAATATTTCGAGGTCTAAATGGACCTGTTTGGAAGAAGGTATGCGCGCTAGCAAATGGTGCACCCTGCTCCATACCTTGTCTCTGCCAATCAAGTGGGGTTGTCATCACTTCAGTTTCAATGGCATCACCAAAACCTGTGTATCCACGCTCCTCTAAAGTCTTAATCATGGAATCGCGATATGGCCCGGCCTGCTTGGTCCAATCGATATCTGCAGTCAAGTTAGGAGTTGGAAAGAGTACGTAATACGACTGCTTACCTACAGGTGCCAGCGTTGGGTCATCGTGGGTAGGTACTGTGACAAGTACGGAAGGATCAGACATCAACTGCTTCTTCTCAATTAACTCATCAAAGACGCCATCCCAAGATTTACCGAAGTGAATATTGTGGTGGGCAATATGGTCATATTTCTTGGAAGAGCCCACAAGGAGTGTGGTACATGATGGTGAGTACTTAAGGCGCTTGATATTTAGCGGTGTCTTGCCAAGTAAATCCCGCCACACAACCGGCAGATCTGGATTCATCACCACTACATCGCACTCAATGCGCTCACCTGTATTGGTCAGTACCGCCTTCACGCGACCGTTTTGCTTATCAAGTGAGGTCACTGTGGTGTTGTATTTAAATTCAACGCCATGCTTAGTTGCCGCAGCTGCCAAGGCTCGAGGAACAGCGTGCATTCCACCCTTAGGAAAGAAGACCCCGTTGACTGAGTCCATATAGGCAATGACGGCATAAATTGCTAAGGCCTGCTGCGGACTTACGCCGGCATACATCGCCTGGAATGAGTAGACCTTTTGCAGGCGAGGATCTTTCAGAAATTGATTTACCTTTGGCTGTAGCCGTTTGAAGCCACCCAGTGCGATGAGTCGCGCCAGGTTAGGTGTCAGTAAGTTAAGTGGTGAATCGATATTTCTATCAATAAAGTCATTCATTTCATACTTATATAACTTGGTGACAAAATCAACGTAACGACGATAGCCGAGTGCTTCTTCGGCAGAGACCTTGGTGCGAATCTCTTCTTCCATCTGCGCAGTGTTGGCATGGACATCAATTTGTGAACCATCGGCGTAGAAGGCGCGGTATAAAGGAGAAAGTGGCATTAATTCAAGCCAATCCTTCATATCTTCACCGACACATGAGAATGCATCTTGAATCAGGGATGGCATTGTTAAGACGGATGGTCCGGTATCAAATGAGTATCCGTCTTTTTTAAGGAGACCATTTCGTCCACCAGGCACAGATTCACGTTCAACGACGGTGACTTTTCGCCCGGCGCCAGCTAACCGCATCGCTGCGCTGAGCCCAGCTAAACCAGCTCCGACAACAACAACATGATCAGTCGGACCTTTTACACGTGCAACCATTAGTGACTCCTGCGGATAGCGCTATCGGCAAGTGCCAATAGAAAAGGTTGGGCATCTGCGGCAATAGCAGATGATTGAGCTGCAATCTTTGATTCTGTCGCCAAGCCGTCGATGAGCTTTTCTACATCAGCCACGGCGCCAGTTTCAGTGATGATGGTACGCAACTCCTCGATTCGCTGCACGGTGAGAGTTGGGTTGCCCAGGTCACGTTGCAATTCTCGCCGAGCTGGTGCACTGGCTTTTTCTAGCGTCATCGCCATCAATACCGTGCGCTTTCCTTCGCGTAAATCATCACCGGCTGGCTTTCCGGTCACATCAGGATTTCCAAAGATTCCAAGTAGATCATCACGTAATTGGAAGGCCTCACCGAGTGGCAGCCCGTATGCCGAAAGAACATTGAGCAGTTGGCCATGCTCACTCTGCGCCGGGCTTGCAATCACTGCGCCCAGGTGAAGTGGACGCTCGATGGTGTATTTGCCAGATTTATAACGAGCAATACGCAAGGAGCGTTCCACGCTAAATTCTTTCTCACCGGCTTCTCGCACATCGAGATATTGACCAGCCATTAACTCAATGCGCATCTCATCATGAATCAGCAGCGCTGCCAGCAAGCTCTCATGCGATAAACCTGAGTTATGCAACATGTGATCAGACCAGACCAAAGCTAGGTCACCGAGTAACACCGCAGCTGCTGCGCCAAATTGTTCTGGAACACCCGCCATGGATCCTTGTCTGTGTAATGATTCAAAGTGGCGATGGATGGCAGGTTTTCCGCGCCGCGTATCTGATCCGTCCATGAGATCATCATGAATAAGTGCGCATGCTTGCAAGAGTTCTAGGCTGGCCATCGCACGAATATCTGTGCGAGTGGGCGTAGCGCCGGCGGCCATAAAGCCGGCGTAAGCAAAGAGCGGACGAAGTCGCTTGCCACCTTCGAGCAGATAATCTTCGAGTGCATCGCAGACCGGAACTAACTCAGATGCGATGCTGGTCAGGTAGTCGCGCTGTTCTGCCAGATAGTGGGTGAGCTCTTCCTTGACGGCGCTGCGCACGCTATCGATACTTGAAGTGAGCTCTTTATCCACGGCGCAACGATACTCTGAGGCAGTGGAGAAAAGCAGCGTGAGAAGTGGAGTTACGTACTCCTTTGAATTCTTCCCGCCTAAGGATGTCGAAGGTGAAGCGCGCCTCTGGTCGGCGATGTCACAACTGGAATCAATTTCCCCAGACTTTATCTCTGTGACCTATGGCGCAGGTGGAAGTACGCGAGATCGCACCATTCGCATCACTTCTGAAATCACTGCGCGAACACATATTCCCACCGTTGCACACTTAACCTGTGTGGGTTCAACGCGCGACGAGCTAATTGAGATTCTCGGAAAATATCGCGATGCCGGAATTACAAGCATTTTGGCGCTGCGTGGAGATCCCACCGGTGGACCGCGAGCACCATGGGTTCCCACGCAAGGCGGACTCAATCACGCGGATGAATTAGTCACCATGGCAGCTGAGTTCGGTGGATTCACAATCGGTGTTGCAGCATTTCCTGATGGTCATCCAAGTTCTCTTGGAGATATTGATAAAGATATTGAAGTCTTACTTGAAAAGCAGCGACGCGGTGCAACGTTTGCAACCACGCAATTCTTCTTTGAAGTAGATAAATGGAAAGCGCTGGTTGATAAGTTAGCGGCCAAGGGTTCCAGCCTTCCCATCATCGCTGGCATCTTGCCGGTGACAAATGTGAAACAACTTAACCGGATGGCAGAGTTGGGTGGAACACCGATTCCAGCATCTATTGCAGAGCGCTTTGCAGCGGTAGAAAATAGCCCAGAAGATGTCAGTAAGTTAGGTGTGGAGATAGCCACAAATCTCTGCCATCAATTACTAGAAAGTGGAGCTCCCGGACTTCACTTCTACACAATGAATTCATCAACTGCCACCCGTGAGATTTATGCACAGATTAAAGATGAACGATGAGTGCACTGACTGAGCAAGAATTCAAAGAGCGCTGGAGCGCACTTCACGGGGGAGCTGCGATTAAAGGGGCAGTTGCTGGCTGGCTGAGTTTTTCCTATCAAGTTGCACGCGTCTGCACAGCGCTGAAGTTCACCCCAAATTTTTTAACTCTCCTTGGACTCGCAACTGCAGTGGCGATGGCATTTTCAACAAGTGCTGGCATCGCACTGGTTCTTCTTATAGTTTCGCTCTTCTTCGATGGCATCGATGGAAGTGTTGCCATTGTGCAGGGGCGTGAAAGTAAGTGGGGCGCAGTTCTTGATTCCATTGCTGATCGCATCTCGGAAGCGTGCTGGCTCTACTTTGGTTGGACTGTGGGAATTCCGGCCTGGGCAGCAATTCTGATGTGGACGATTGCAGCTACCCAGGAATATGCCCGGGCACGACTTGCCTCCCTTGGTCACTCTGAAGTTGGAGTTGTGACAGCAACAGAGCGACCGGTGCGAGCAATTTTCCTGGCACTGGTTCTAATTATTTTCATTCTAGATATTCCAGGAGTTACTTACATTTCCTACGCCTTCATACTTCTTCTTCTGGTCAGCTTCGTGCAAGTAATGAGAGTTGCCAAGAAGACCTTGTCTTAATCGAGAATTGCGTTAGCAACTATTTCGGCACTTAACCCCACAAGTGGCAAGCCGCCACCGGGGTGGGCAGAGCCGCCAACCAGATAGAGCCCATTAATAGGAGAACGATTTTTCGCACGCGAGAATGCCGAGCGCGCTCCATTACTTGAACTTCCATAGATAGAACCACCTGGTGCATGCACGCTCTCTTGTAAATCAAGTGGGGTGCGAATCTCAAGAACTTCTAAACGCTCACGCACCGCAATTCCAGCAGCCTCTATCTGATTGATGATTGAGTGGGCATAGCGTTGGTTAAATTCAGCATCACTCCAATCGAAACCACCTTCGTAGGGGTCATGTCGTGGTGCATTAACCAAGACAAACCAGGCCTCATGTCCAGCATCCTTAACCATCAACGGATCTCGTGGGGCGCAGATATAGATAGTTGGTTTTTCAACGGGAGTCTTACTGGTAAAGATTGATTCAAATTCAAAATCGTAATTTTCGGGAAAGAGAATTGTGTGGTGAGCAAGTGGTTCAGCTGTACTCGGTTTGAGCCCCAAGAGCAGTGAGAATCCAGCAAGGGACGGCTCTGATTTTGCGAGCTGCTTACGAATCTTTACCACTTTATTTGTCGGTGCCATCAGGTTGTTATAGACAAATTGGGCATCAGCATTTGCCACAACGCGATCAAATTCTTCATGATGGCCCTGGACCACAACGCCTGTGACAGTACCCGACTTAGTTGTGATTTCATCAACGTAGGTATTTAGGCGAATAGTGACTCCAAGTTTTTCACAGCGTTCTGTAATCTTTTCAGAGAGCGTGCCAACGCCACCTTTTACATGCCAAGCACCAAATGCCTCTTCCACGAAGGCGATAGTGGAAAGCACGGCCGGTGCTACTCGTGGATCTGAGCCGCTATATGTTGCATAGCGATCCATAATCTTGGCCAAGTAAGGATTGCGAATTCCGATTCCACGCAGTGATTTCCAGGGAGCAATTGTCTTGAGGTCGCGCATCAGTCGTGGTCGTTTAAGTAATGAGAGCGGAGATTTCAACTCTGATTCCACAAATGGTCCGCGCGAGACATCCCACATCGCCTCTGCTTGGCGCATGAGCGCATCCCATTCGAGTGCGGCTTCTTCTCCAAGTGATTCAGAAATTGCGGCCAAAGTTTTCTTGCGAGAAAGATTAGAAAATTTCACACTCTTGCCATCATGGAAGCGGTAATCAAAAGAAGGATTTACTTCTTCAATCTCCATGACGCGCCCCATGACATCTCCGGTGCGCTGAAAGAAATCACGATAGACAGCTGGCAGTGTGAGAAGTGAAGGCCCGGTATCAAATGCATAACGGCCAATCCATTCAGTTCGGCACTTTCCGCCGGTGCGATTGGAGCTTTCAAAGATTGTGACGAGATGACCTGCTTTTGCTAAGCGAGCTGCGGTGCAGAGTCCACCGATACCTGCGCCCACAACTGCAATGCGTTCAGGCTGCTTTACCTTTCCTACGTGTCCGGTCATACGGTGCGACCTTTCCACTGAATACTTCCGCGCTTGGCCCAAGAGTAAGCGATGAGATAGAGAAGAAGAGCTGCAGATAGTGGATGCAAGAGCGCGTAGAGCGGATTAGAACGAGAGCGAATGGCGCTGAGCACTCGAGTAAATGCAATGCAGAGGTAGG contains:
- a CDS encoding phytoene/squalene synthase family protein, which gives rise to MDALLQASYLECKRLNSLHGKTYYLATLLLPKNKRPYVHALYGFARYADEIVDDLASTLTPQEKADALRSWSTGVLNDLAAGRSTDHIGRALVDTAKKFAIPHQHFVDFLHSMEMDLTVTHYQTYEDLLEYVYGSAAVIGLEMVPILGYSDERAFEAAKKLGIAFQLANFIRDVGEDLDRGRVYLPLQELAQFGVDRAMLERRKLTPEIVAALKFQIARVRQLQAESQAGISYLDKESRPCIRAASELYCGIVDEVEAIGYDIFNKRAKTSTARRAKVAGLAYLQAITARIR
- the crtI gene encoding phytoene desaturase family protein, with the protein product MVARVKGPTDHVVVVGAGLAGLSAAMRLAGAGRKVTVVERESVPGGRNGLLKKDGYSFDTGPSVLTMPSLIQDAFSCVGEDMKDWLELMPLSPLYRAFYADGSQIDVHANTAQMEEEIRTKVSAEEALGYRRYVDFVTKLYKYEMNDFIDRNIDSPLNLLTPNLARLIALGGFKRLQPKVNQFLKDPRLQKVYSFQAMYAGVSPQQALAIYAVIAYMDSVNGVFFPKGGMHAVPRALAAAATKHGVEFKYNTTVTSLDKQNGRVKAVLTNTGERIECDVVVMNPDLPVVWRDLLGKTPLNIKRLKYSPSCTTLLVGSSKKYDHIAHHNIHFGKSWDGVFDELIEKKQLMSDPSVLVTVPTHDDPTLAPVGKQSYYVLFPTPNLTADIDWTKQAGPYRDSMIKTLEERGYTGFGDAIETEVMTTPLDWQRQGMEQGAPFASAHTFFQTGPFRPRNIAAGFENVVFAGSGTQPGVGVPMVLISGRLAAERIVGPVK
- a CDS encoding polyprenyl synthetase family protein, producing the protein MDKELTSSIDSVRSAVKEELTHYLAEQRDYLTSIASELVPVCDALEDYLLEGGKRLRPLFAYAGFMAAGATPTRTDIRAMASLELLQACALIHDDLMDGSDTRRGKPAIHRHFESLHRQGSMAGVPEQFGAAAAVLLGDLALVWSDHMLHNSGLSHESLLAALLIHDEMRIELMAGQYLDVREAGEKEFSVERSLRIARYKSGKYTIERPLHLGAVIASPAQSEHGQLLNVLSAYGLPLGEAFQLRDDLLGIFGNPDVTGKPAGDDLREGKRTVLMAMTLEKASAPARRELQRDLGNPTLTVQRIEELRTIITETGAVADVEKLIDGLATESKIAAQSSAIAADAQPFLLALADSAIRRSH
- the metF gene encoding methylenetetrahydrofolate reductase [NAD(P)H]: MEKSSVRSGVTYSFEFFPPKDVEGEARLWSAMSQLESISPDFISVTYGAGGSTRDRTIRITSEITARTHIPTVAHLTCVGSTRDELIEILGKYRDAGITSILALRGDPTGGPRAPWVPTQGGLNHADELVTMAAEFGGFTIGVAAFPDGHPSSLGDIDKDIEVLLEKQRRGATFATTQFFFEVDKWKALVDKLAAKGSSLPIIAGILPVTNVKQLNRMAELGGTPIPASIAERFAAVENSPEDVSKLGVEIATNLCHQLLESGAPGLHFYTMNSSTATREIYAQIKDER
- a CDS encoding CDP-alcohol phosphatidyltransferase family protein produces the protein MSALTEQEFKERWSALHGGAAIKGAVAGWLSFSYQVARVCTALKFTPNFLTLLGLATAVAMAFSTSAGIALVLLIVSLFFDGIDGSVAIVQGRESKWGAVLDSIADRISEACWLYFGWTVGIPAWAAILMWTIAATQEYARARLASLGHSEVGVVTATERPVRAIFLALVLIIFILDIPGVTYISYAFILLLLVSFVQVMRVAKKTLS
- a CDS encoding phytoene desaturase family protein; amino-acid sequence: MTGHVGKVKQPERIAVVGAGIGGLCTAARLAKAGHLVTIFESSNRTGGKCRTEWIGRYAFDTGPSLLTLPAVYRDFFQRTGDVMGRVMEIEEVNPSFDYRFHDGKSVKFSNLSRKKTLAAISESLGEEAALEWDALMRQAEAMWDVSRGPFVESELKSPLSLLKRPRLMRDLKTIAPWKSLRGIGIRNPYLAKIMDRYATYSGSDPRVAPAVLSTIAFVEEAFGAWHVKGGVGTLSEKITERCEKLGVTIRLNTYVDEITTKSGTVTGVVVQGHHEEFDRVVANADAQFVYNNLMAPTNKVVKIRKQLAKSEPSLAGFSLLLGLKPSTAEPLAHHTILFPENYDFEFESIFTSKTPVEKPTIYICAPRDPLMVKDAGHEAWFVLVNAPRHDPYEGGFDWSDAEFNQRYAHSIINQIEAAGIAVRERLEVLEIRTPLDLQESVHAPGGSIYGSSSNGARSAFSRAKNRSPINGLYLVGGSAHPGGGLPLVGLSAEIVANAILD